Proteins from one Mesotoga infera genomic window:
- a CDS encoding SDR family NAD(P)-dependent oxidoreductase — MSEYFENKVAVVTGAASGIGLGLTEHLLSRGAMAVFMSDIKMENLDKEAKRLESNFPGKVFPVLSDVTKLEQIEACINKARDFDGHLDFLFNNAGIGMTLPTEQVNFDIWKYVIDINLMGVIYGTYTAIPIMRKQGSGHIVNTASIAGLVPVPYQALYAATKSAVKVMSESLQYELETEGLQFSVVCPGNVRTAIFGNLTPPPDSISVDEAVQYILDEMEKKSLLIVLPQAARDIDIAYRTNREKFDEFARQLGAERRENYRTKGTYY; from the coding sequence ATGAGCGAATACTTCGAAAACAAAGTTGCGGTTGTAACCGGCGCAGCCTCGGGTATCGGCCTGGGCCTGACGGAGCATCTTCTCTCCAGAGGCGCCATGGCCGTGTTTATGAGCGACATCAAGATGGAGAACCTCGATAAGGAAGCCAAAAGACTGGAGTCGAACTTCCCCGGAAAGGTCTTTCCGGTGCTTTCCGATGTGACGAAGTTGGAACAAATCGAAGCGTGCATAAACAAGGCCAGGGATTTCGACGGCCATCTCGACTTCCTTTTCAACAACGCTGGTATCGGTATGACTCTGCCCACCGAGCAGGTCAACTTCGATATCTGGAAATATGTCATCGATATCAATCTGATGGGTGTTATCTACGGCACTTACACGGCTATTCCGATCATGAGAAAACAGGGTTCGGGCCATATAGTAAACACCGCTTCTATCGCAGGTCTGGTTCCCGTGCCATACCAGGCATTGTACGCCGCTACCAAGAGCGCCGTGAAGGTGATGAGTGAATCGCTGCAGTACGAACTCGAAACGGAGGGCCTTCAGTTCAGCGTGGTCTGTCCCGGCAACGTCCGTACGGCTATATTTGGCAACCTTACACCTCCACCCGATTCGATAAGCGTCGATGAGGCTGTTCAATACATTCTCGACGAGATGGAGAAAAAGTCTCTTTTGATAGTACTGCCCCAGGCAGCTAGAGATATCGACATTGCCTACAGAACAAACAGGGAAAAATTCGATGAATTCGCCCGCCAGCTGGGCGCCGAAAGACGTGAAAACTACCGAACGAAGGGAACCTATTATTGA
- a CDS encoding Ig-like domain-containing protein, with product MKRRYLVLLVIPLLIMLTGCPFLNKLPVWTLIPNIVRNIGQVVNINLLTYCSDPDGDPLVFTLLSGPGTISGSTYSWTVSAPIGVVTITISASDGKGQVSTSFTITVKGAPNTPSNPSPANNATNQNYPNLTLSWTGGDPDGDAVTYDLYFGIISNPPLFASNLTSTTYNKTGLLSNTTYYWKIVAKDGVNTTTGPVWAFTTKPYTIVNDNFESRPLGNLSAATLPWATYSKVDPGYSYISASFGYGNSKGLTFVDPNSAGNSKISRDISALKKGSVQFYLRAAANGSIGFRDNVSWLPYILLGDMGSGYGLYSWNESTGLFTKIMNVTANTWYDIYIYFDLNAGQNYFRVYVNDVLRRTENITGTFSVTNLSFLTFSNEVCDWADIDNVVITALQPGYTTSEEAWFEEFSGSADSSTR from the coding sequence ATGAAGAGAAGATATCTGGTTCTACTGGTAATTCCGCTTTTGATAATGCTTACTGGATGCCCCTTTCTGAACAAACTGCCGGTATGGACTTTGATCCCCAACATAGTTAGAAATATCGGGCAGGTGGTAAACATAAATCTTTTGACTTACTGTTCCGATCCCGACGGCGATCCACTTGTCTTCACTTTATTAAGCGGACCGGGAACGATATCGGGAAGTACTTACAGCTGGACGGTCAGTGCGCCGATAGGTGTGGTCACAATTACCATAAGCGCCTCTGACGGAAAAGGGCAGGTAAGCACGAGTTTCACGATCACTGTCAAAGGGGCACCAAACACTCCATCCAATCCATCGCCGGCGAACAACGCAACCAACCAGAATTATCCCAACCTCACGCTTTCGTGGACCGGCGGAGATCCCGACGGCGATGCGGTAACGTACGATCTTTATTTCGGAATTATTTCAAACCCGCCGCTCTTTGCTTCAAACCTGACTTCGACCACTTACAACAAGACCGGGTTACTGAGTAACACAACTTACTACTGGAAGATAGTGGCCAAGGACGGCGTCAACACCACGACCGGCCCCGTATGGGCTTTTACTACAAAGCCCTACACGATAGTCAACGACAACTTCGAATCGCGTCCGCTGGGAAATTTGAGCGCTGCGACTCTTCCCTGGGCTACATACTCAAAAGTCGATCCGGGATACTCGTATATTTCCGCCAGTTTCGGCTACGGCAACTCGAAAGGACTCACGTTCGTAGACCCTAATAGTGCAGGCAATTCGAAGATATCACGAGATATTTCGGCTTTGAAGAAGGGCTCTGTCCAGTTCTATCTCAGGGCCGCCGCCAATGGCAGTATCGGGTTTAGAGACAACGTAAGCTGGCTTCCATACATACTTTTGGGCGATATGGGAAGCGGTTACGGCCTGTATTCCTGGAACGAAAGCACAGGTCTATTTACCAAGATCATGAATGTGACGGCGAACACCTGGTACGACATTTATATCTATTTCGACCTTAACGCCGGTCAGAATTACTTCCGGGTCTATGTCAACGATGTTTTGAGAAGGACGGAGAATATCACCGGCACCTTCAGTGTGACCAATCTATCATTCTTGACTTTTTCGAACGAGGTTTGCGACTGGGCCGACATTGACAACGTGGTTATCACTGCACTGCAGCCGGGCTACACGACGTCCGAGGAAGCGTGGTTCGAGGAGTTCTCCGGCTCGGCCGATTCATCAACCAGATAA
- a CDS encoding DUF2202 domain-containing protein, with the protein MKRAMNVFLVLIVFIATATASSTMSEEAGIAYMREEEKLAQDVYNVLYEIWGLKVFKNIAQAEARHTGAVLSLIEGFGYEDPAGENEIGVFKNEELQALYDYLVEMGSESLLGAVKVGLLVEETDIKDLEELLEGKLDARTERVYRNLLAGSENHLRAFYRQLEKLGGDYSWSVLDFERAMEILSK; encoded by the coding sequence ATGAAAAGAGCAATGAACGTATTTCTGGTACTGATTGTATTTATAGCAACAGCGACTGCGAGTTCCACTATGAGTGAAGAAGCTGGGATAGCATATATGAGAGAAGAAGAAAAACTGGCGCAAGATGTATATAACGTTCTGTATGAAATATGGGGACTTAAAGTATTTAAGAACATAGCCCAGGCCGAAGCCAGGCACACCGGCGCAGTTCTCTCGCTGATCGAAGGGTTCGGTTACGAAGATCCGGCAGGCGAAAACGAAATCGGCGTTTTCAAAAACGAGGAGTTGCAGGCTCTGTACGACTATCTCGTCGAGATGGGAAGCGAATCTCTCCTGGGGGCCGTGAAAGTCGGCCTGCTGGTAGAAGAGACAGATATAAAGGATCTTGAAGAACTTCTCGAAGGCAAACTCGACGCGAGAACCGAAAGAGTATACAGAAACCTTCTCGCGGGCTCGGAGAATCACCTAAGGGCCTTCTACAGACAGCTCGAAAAACTCGGCGGCGATTACAGCTGGTCGGTGCTGGATTTTGAAAGGGCCATGGAGATTCTCTCGAAATAA
- a CDS encoding sialate O-acetylesterase, producing MKPGCYIDSGPCDWQIIQQENGSAKVGLAGRYLPSGEIPDRQIVFVRVVREESSDTVLPWLPATIHEGQRWEISLELPVGGLYRIETSLKPDGLGIEYAFRGDMVHHIGVGELFVITGQSNSAGYGKDPIFDPPELGVHVLRNNGKWDLATHPLNDSTGSIHPINAEMINPGHSPYLSFAKYLKRELNSPIGLIQASLGGSSLGQWNPAESGELYGNLLEIVKSCGRLRGVLWYQGCSDTTITLSQTYGERFANFVKSLRRDLATPNLPFFTVQLNRFVADPGPWGMGDEGWSRVREAQRCAAKELPGIFVVPAIDLPLSDNIHNSSYGNVMLGERLAKSVLKHLFSRDLQADAPDIAAALATGGRELRLIFDNVSSRLYAFDLKPGDLPLSIFDESGEIEIEDYSIEDNMILLRLSREPGVHGVVHNQYGANPGYLSIIDAMSHLPALAFYGFKISKDL from the coding sequence ATGAAACCGGGTTGTTATATCGACAGCGGTCCTTGTGACTGGCAGATAATCCAGCAGGAAAACGGGAGTGCGAAGGTCGGGCTCGCGGGAAGGTATCTCCCCTCCGGCGAGATACCGGATAGACAGATAGTCTTCGTCAGGGTGGTGCGCGAGGAAAGCTCCGATACCGTGCTGCCATGGCTTCCGGCCACGATACATGAGGGCCAAAGATGGGAGATATCGCTCGAGCTTCCTGTCGGTGGACTCTACAGGATAGAGACCTCTTTGAAACCCGACGGTCTTGGCATAGAATATGCCTTCAGGGGAGACATGGTACACCATATCGGCGTGGGCGAACTCTTCGTCATAACAGGTCAAAGCAACTCGGCCGGTTACGGTAAGGACCCGATTTTCGATCCGCCCGAGCTCGGAGTCCATGTGCTTAGAAACAACGGGAAGTGGGACCTGGCAACTCATCCTCTAAACGACTCTACCGGATCGATCCATCCGATCAACGCGGAGATGATCAACCCCGGCCATTCGCCTTATCTGAGCTTTGCCAAATACCTGAAAAGAGAGTTGAACAGTCCAATTGGCCTGATCCAGGCCTCGCTGGGAGGCTCGAGTCTCGGTCAATGGAACCCGGCTGAGAGCGGAGAACTATACGGAAACCTTCTGGAAATCGTTAAAAGCTGCGGAAGACTCAGGGGTGTGCTCTGGTATCAGGGTTGCTCCGATACCACAATTACTCTAAGTCAAACTTATGGCGAAAGATTCGCCAATTTCGTTAAATCTCTCAGGCGGGACCTAGCAACTCCGAACCTGCCCTTCTTCACTGTGCAGCTCAACCGTTTCGTGGCCGATCCCGGACCCTGGGGAATGGGCGACGAAGGCTGGTCGAGAGTAAGGGAGGCCCAGAGATGTGCAGCAAAGGAACTTCCGGGAATCTTCGTAGTACCGGCGATAGATCTGCCACTTTCGGACAATATCCACAACAGCTCTTACGGCAACGTGATGCTCGGGGAGCGACTCGCCAAAAGCGTTCTCAAACACCTGTTCTCAAGAGATCTCCAGGCCGACGCGCCAGATATAGCCGCTGCCCTGGCGACTGGAGGGAGAGAACTTCGTCTTATCTTCGACAACGTCAGTTCCAGACTGTACGCCTTCGACCTAAAACCCGGAGACCTTCCACTCTCCATTTTCGACGAATCTGGAGAGATCGAAATAGAAGACTATTCGATCGAGGACAATATGATACTCCTCCGTCTTTCAAGAGAGCCCGGTGTTCATGGGGTAGTCCACAACCAGTACGGCGCCAATCCCGGCTATCTTTCGATCATCGATGCGATGAGTCATCTACCGGCTCTGGCTTTCTACGGGTTCAAAATATCTAAGGACCTGTAA
- a CDS encoding ROK family protein has translation MCNSEGTPEMNLGVIIALDIGGTTVKSVLCDFEGRLLSNIDYTPIDSRGSRSTILNVFSKIVIDLLAKADEMGSQPSGLVLAFPGPFDYERGICLIKGVGKYEALYGIDIKSFFRDEVLANRIPVFFDADSWAFTRGQCLEGAARGAKKVIGLTIGTGLGSAFVEDGRIIENERGVPPYGWIGFLPCGKGILDDRISRRGILARYREFSNSSTGNLDVKDLFELALKNDPLCIELFCETGSLLGKALVPFVELFQPDLVVIGGEISGAFDFIAPSLKEELEKALKVPGIAGLPGVLKATDPERCTLSGLALYFVERYMRGGNV, from the coding sequence GTGTGTAATAGTGAAGGCACGCCTGAAATGAATCTCGGTGTGATAATCGCTCTCGACATTGGGGGAACGACCGTGAAATCGGTCCTTTGCGACTTCGAGGGGCGTCTTCTTTCGAATATAGACTACACTCCCATTGATTCCAGGGGCTCCAGAAGCACCATCCTGAATGTGTTTTCCAAAATCGTGATAGATCTTCTCGCAAAAGCCGACGAAATGGGCTCCCAACCATCCGGTCTCGTTCTTGCCTTTCCAGGGCCTTTCGATTACGAAAGGGGAATCTGCCTCATCAAAGGTGTGGGAAAGTACGAAGCGCTCTACGGGATCGATATTAAGAGCTTCTTCCGTGACGAAGTCCTCGCCAACAGGATTCCAGTGTTCTTTGATGCAGACTCTTGGGCTTTCACCCGGGGCCAATGTCTTGAAGGCGCCGCGCGCGGAGCTAAGAAAGTAATAGGACTGACGATAGGAACGGGGCTGGGTTCGGCTTTCGTTGAGGATGGCAGGATAATAGAGAATGAAAGGGGAGTGCCTCCCTACGGCTGGATAGGGTTCCTCCCCTGCGGGAAGGGCATACTCGACGACAGGATCTCCCGGAGGGGAATACTTGCAAGATATAGAGAATTTTCGAACTCTTCCACGGGCAATCTGGATGTGAAGGATCTTTTCGAACTGGCCTTGAAAAACGATCCTCTCTGCATAGAACTCTTTTGCGAAACTGGAAGCCTTCTAGGAAAGGCACTCGTTCCTTTTGTCGAGCTCTTTCAACCCGACCTCGTAGTAATCGGGGGGGAGATCTCCGGCGCTTTCGATTTCATAGCACCCTCACTAAAAGAGGAACTTGAAAAAGCCTTGAAAGTGCCGGGAATTGCTGGACTTCCCGGGGTTTTGAAGGCTACAGATCCTGAGAGATGCACCCTCTCAGGGTTGGCGTTATACTTTGTCGAGAGATACATGAGAGGGGGGAATGTATGA
- a CDS encoding class I mannose-6-phosphate isomerase gives MSSSIDFSGAINISMAANIFAVKGMERILEFLFARRRKRPEGTFVIAIDGFTGNDWKRLMESIEEFAGRNLLAVKIYDFDKCRRSDEKIESLLASYLGEDAVFGKVFRRDIATLFSSESIAVLKADIGRERESKRLDAILVVGWGCAQVAMRGEYDLTVYFDLTREEALRRYKMTGPAFGTQSIGPKRLYYIDFPVSEKHRRRLLDSLDFYVDAGMEDTPVLLGVEDLREIAREISSKPFRLKPIYEPGPWGGQWLKRVRHLPEEWPNCAWSYEVIAPEMSLLVKNHETTLELPWNLFFDLAHENVMGEVSRDLFGGEFPIRFDYLDTMDGGDLSIQVHPPTGYIKLNFNERYHQGEMYYIVDCKSDRRVNLGLRDNASIDQFRAAAVKAEREGIAFDYTQYVHSIPVARHDILMIPPGTVHGSREGLVVLEISATTYRYTFKIYDHLRPDLNGVMRPIHIDHAFKVIRTYRRGKRVERQLKPKPSLKACGEGWAEYLIATDRSFFHEVYRLELETGVTFETGGRFHILTLVGGESVKIISGGKELRLGYSETVIVPASAIRYTIEAGGGERCVIVKARLK, from the coding sequence TTGAGTTCTTCCATCGATTTTTCCGGTGCGATCAACATCTCCATGGCGGCGAACATTTTTGCCGTGAAAGGTATGGAGAGAATATTGGAGTTTCTGTTCGCGAGGCGGAGAAAGAGGCCGGAGGGGACTTTCGTTATCGCGATCGACGGTTTCACAGGAAACGACTGGAAGAGACTAATGGAAAGTATCGAGGAGTTTGCCGGCCGAAATCTTCTCGCGGTAAAGATCTACGACTTCGATAAATGCAGAAGAAGCGACGAAAAGATCGAAAGCCTTCTTGCCAGTTATCTGGGTGAGGACGCTGTTTTTGGCAAAGTCTTCAGGCGCGACATTGCGACGCTTTTCTCGAGTGAGAGTATCGCAGTCCTCAAGGCCGACATCGGACGGGAGAGAGAATCGAAGCGGTTGGACGCGATACTCGTTGTAGGCTGGGGTTGTGCACAGGTGGCCATGCGTGGTGAGTACGATCTGACCGTTTACTTCGACCTAACCAGGGAAGAGGCTTTAAGGCGTTATAAAATGACCGGGCCGGCTTTTGGAACCCAGAGCATCGGTCCTAAAAGACTGTACTACATAGACTTTCCAGTTTCGGAAAAACACAGGAGAAGGCTCCTCGACTCTCTCGACTTCTATGTCGATGCCGGTATGGAAGACACTCCGGTTTTACTCGGTGTAGAAGATCTGAGAGAAATCGCGCGTGAAATCTCCTCCAAGCCCTTCAGGTTGAAACCGATTTACGAACCGGGACCCTGGGGAGGACAGTGGTTGAAAAGAGTGCGACATCTTCCCGAAGAATGGCCTAACTGCGCCTGGAGCTACGAGGTGATCGCTCCCGAGATGTCGCTTCTGGTCAAGAACCACGAAACTACGCTGGAACTGCCCTGGAACCTCTTCTTCGATCTCGCACACGAGAATGTGATGGGCGAGGTGAGCAGAGATCTTTTCGGTGGAGAGTTCCCGATAAGATTCGATTATCTGGACACAATGGACGGTGGAGATCTCTCGATTCAGGTCCATCCGCCGACCGGCTACATAAAACTCAATTTCAACGAGAGGTACCACCAGGGAGAGATGTACTACATCGTCGATTGCAAGAGCGATAGGCGTGTTAACCTCGGTCTGAGAGATAACGCCAGCATCGACCAATTCAGAGCTGCGGCCGTTAAGGCCGAAAGAGAAGGCATCGCCTTCGATTATACTCAATACGTTCACAGCATCCCGGTAGCCAGACACGATATCCTCATGATCCCCCCAGGCACGGTTCACGGCTCCAGAGAAGGGCTGGTGGTTTTGGAGATCAGCGCGACAACTTACAGATACACCTTCAAGATTTACGACCATCTCAGACCGGACTTGAACGGCGTTATGAGACCTATCCACATCGATCACGCCTTCAAGGTAATCAGAACGTACAGACGCGGAAAACGGGTGGAAAGACAATTGAAACCGAAGCCATCGCTGAAAGCCTGCGGAGAAGGCTGGGCCGAATACCTGATTGCGACCGACAGAAGCTTTTTCCATGAGGTTTACAGACTCGAACTTGAGACGGGTGTCACCTTCGAAACCGGTGGCCGCTTTCACATACTCACGCTCGTTGGTGGAGAGAGCGTGAAGATTATCTCGGGCGGTAAGGAGTTGAGGCTCGGCTATTCCGAGACAGTTATAGTTCCAGCCAGTGCAATTCGTTACACGATCGAGGCCGGGGGTGGGGAAAGGTGTGTAATAGTGAAGGCACGCCTGAAATGA
- a CDS encoding ABC transporter substrate-binding protein, with protein MKRPLLILFLITLMVAVALGAATKVKFWHMYLSGPSKEIMDEIIAQFNETHKGSIEVEDLAISFWDYWDKIRVAMAAKQEPDVFLHDLGNVGMRASTGILLDLKPYLVAAGFEPDEIFFEGPLEMCSYRGGIYALPLETDVRLLFYNKGLFRQAGLDPDKPPTSWEELLSFAEKLNVLDKNGEYEIVGFNPLYGQSYFWMYVWGKGEDFITEDGKVVVNSPGIVQALQEWVALINKLGLEKLLAFGANFGWGAADAFIAGKVGMGIQVGNFITDLATYAPDLDYGIVQIPYPVQNATWSNGFSLELSSRSRNKIEAVEFALYLLSDEVQLKLAHGLSSLIGNKKAAYKSDLLEDSRWKMQIDALEFTKFRPFVLEAPLWYETLQVATEEAIYGKKTPEQALNDAQKLIEAEIQKYKMTH; from the coding sequence GTGAAAAGACCATTACTGATTCTTTTTTTGATCACGTTGATGGTAGCCGTTGCCCTAGGGGCAGCTACGAAGGTGAAGTTCTGGCACATGTATCTTTCCGGTCCATCTAAGGAGATCATGGACGAAATCATCGCACAGTTCAACGAAACACACAAAGGGTCGATCGAGGTCGAGGATCTGGCAATATCCTTCTGGGACTACTGGGACAAAATCAGGGTCGCGATGGCTGCGAAACAGGAGCCGGATGTCTTCTTGCACGATCTGGGCAACGTGGGCATGAGGGCCTCGACGGGTATTCTGTTAGATCTGAAGCCCTATCTGGTGGCAGCAGGTTTCGAACCTGATGAAATCTTTTTCGAAGGACCTCTGGAGATGTGTTCCTATCGCGGCGGCATCTATGCTCTTCCGCTCGAGACGGACGTAAGGCTTCTCTTCTACAACAAAGGGCTTTTCAGGCAGGCGGGTCTCGATCCAGACAAACCGCCAACAAGCTGGGAAGAACTGCTCTCCTTTGCCGAGAAGCTCAATGTTCTCGACAAGAACGGTGAATACGAAATCGTCGGTTTCAACCCGCTTTACGGTCAGTCTTACTTCTGGATGTACGTCTGGGGTAAGGGTGAGGATTTCATCACAGAAGACGGAAAAGTCGTCGTCAACAGCCCGGGTATAGTGCAAGCCCTTCAGGAGTGGGTCGCATTGATCAACAAACTGGGGCTCGAAAAGCTTCTGGCTTTCGGTGCCAACTTTGGCTGGGGCGCGGCCGATGCCTTCATCGCAGGCAAGGTAGGAATGGGAATCCAGGTCGGCAATTTCATAACCGATCTTGCGACCTACGCGCCGGACCTTGATTATGGAATCGTCCAGATACCTTACCCTGTTCAGAACGCGACATGGTCCAATGGCTTCTCCCTCGAGCTCTCATCAAGATCCAGGAACAAGATCGAAGCCGTCGAGTTCGCCCTTTACCTGTTGAGCGACGAGGTGCAACTGAAGCTCGCCCATGGGCTCTCTTCACTCATAGGCAACAAGAAAGCCGCGTACAAATCAGATCTTCTCGAAGACTCCCGGTGGAAGATGCAGATCGATGCTCTCGAGTTCACGAAATTCAGACCCTTCGTTCTCGAAGCACCACTCTGGTACGAAACTTTGCAGGTCGCCACCGAGGAGGCCATCTATGGCAAAAAGACTCCCGAACAGGCTCTCAACGACGCACAGAAACTCATAGAAGCAGAGATTCAAAAATACAAAATGACTCACTGA
- a CDS encoding carbohydrate ABC transporter permease, which yields MGKKRSKYFRRKNLAGYLFAAPWLIGLSVFVLAPILATLFLSFTSYDMINAPRWIGLTNYKILFTLDPGFWKALGNTFYYMFGSVFLKVFAGLVFALLLSSALKGMRIFRTIYFLPVVLPSIPVMFLWMMMFNPRSGLINQLLGLVGIKGPLWLNSPQWSKPAMILMSLWGIGGIIVIFLAGLQDVPEYLYEAAELDGANKLQMFWRITVPMIMPVIFFNVVTGLIAASQVFAESYIMTAGGPLESTTFVNLKIYLLAFKDVRMGYASAMSWVMFMILVPMTILLFRISRRWMDY from the coding sequence ATGGGAAAAAAGCGAAGCAAGTACTTCAGAAGAAAAAATCTGGCCGGCTACCTCTTCGCAGCGCCCTGGCTGATTGGGCTGTCGGTCTTCGTTCTAGCTCCAATACTGGCGACACTCTTTCTAAGTTTCACGAGTTACGATATGATCAACGCTCCACGCTGGATAGGATTGACCAACTACAAAATACTTTTCACGCTCGATCCCGGCTTCTGGAAGGCCCTGGGCAACACTTTCTACTACATGTTCGGCTCGGTCTTTCTAAAGGTCTTCGCCGGCCTCGTCTTCGCCCTGCTTCTGAGCAGCGCTCTCAAGGGAATGAGGATATTCAGGACTATATACTTCCTGCCGGTAGTCCTTCCCTCTATCCCTGTTATGTTTCTCTGGATGATGATGTTCAATCCCAGGAGTGGCCTAATAAATCAGTTGCTGGGACTGGTGGGGATAAAGGGTCCTCTCTGGCTGAACTCGCCCCAGTGGTCCAAACCGGCGATGATCCTCATGAGCCTCTGGGGGATAGGCGGAATAATAGTCATCTTTCTGGCCGGTCTTCAGGATGTTCCCGAGTATCTCTACGAAGCGGCCGAACTCGATGGGGCTAACAAGCTCCAGATGTTCTGGCGTATCACCGTTCCAATGATAATGCCCGTGATCTTCTTCAACGTGGTAACCGGTCTCATAGCGGCCTCTCAGGTTTTCGCGGAATCTTACATAATGACGGCCGGTGGTCCTCTTGAATCGACTACCTTCGTCAATCTGAAGATCTACCTGCTCGCCTTCAAGGATGTGAGGATGGGTTATGCCTCGGCGATGTCCTGGGTGATGTTTATGATACTCGTACCGATGACTATCCTTCTTTTCAGGATCTCAAGAAGATGGATGGACTACTGA
- a CDS encoding carbohydrate ABC transporter permease, whose product MKSLNRMKSIRSITIYGILGFFSVVYLIPLFWMVSTSLKPDPQIMSIPMRWLPDPPQWSNYAKAVNSFPFLRYFLNTLFLTVMNVLGNTLTASLVAYSFSKLQWRGRNLIFYLTIATMFIPGQVLIIPVYILFTQLGWVNSYLPLIVPAFCGGGAFNIFLLRQFFISIPDELMESARIDGASELRIFTKIILPLSKPALFTVALFTVVFTWNDFFGPLIYLHDPSMWTLAIGLRGFQQQYSTNWNLLMAASTLTALPLIILYFTAQDKMMRGFTLRAGIR is encoded by the coding sequence ATGAAAAGCCTCAACAGAATGAAATCAATAAGGAGTATCACTATATACGGGATTCTTGGTTTTTTCAGCGTGGTCTATCTGATACCTCTCTTCTGGATGGTATCGACTTCGCTCAAGCCTGACCCACAGATCATGTCTATACCGATGCGGTGGCTGCCAGACCCTCCCCAGTGGAGCAACTACGCCAAGGCGGTCAACAGTTTTCCTTTCTTGAGGTACTTCCTCAACACGCTTTTTCTGACGGTGATGAATGTTCTGGGTAACACTCTCACGGCTTCTCTGGTGGCTTACAGCTTTTCCAAATTGCAGTGGAGGGGCAGAAACCTCATCTTCTACCTGACAATAGCCACCATGTTCATTCCAGGACAGGTACTCATAATACCGGTCTATATACTCTTTACGCAGTTAGGATGGGTTAATAGTTACCTGCCTCTGATCGTGCCAGCTTTCTGCGGGGGCGGTGCCTTCAATATCTTCTTGCTGAGGCAGTTCTTCATCTCCATTCCTGACGAGTTGATGGAATCGGCCAGAATTGACGGCGCATCGGAACTGAGGATCTTCACCAAGATAATCCTGCCGCTCTCCAAACCGGCGCTTTTCACTGTGGCGCTCTTCACGGTCGTTTTCACATGGAACGATTTCTTCGGGCCGCTGATCTATCTCCACGATCCTTCGATGTGGACTCTGGCGATAGGATTGCGTGGTTTCCAGCAGCAGTATTCGACCAACTGGAACCTTTTGATGGCCGCCTCGACTCTCACGGCCCTACCGTTGATAATCCTTTATTTCACGGCTCAGGACAAGATGATGCGCGGCTTCACTTTGAGGGCAGGAATAAGATGA